From Amycolatopsis sp. WQ 127309:
CGACGACGCCGTCTCGAAGGGCGCCACGGTGCTCTGCGGCGGCAAGCCGCGGCCCGATCTCGGCCCGGCGTTCTTCGAGCCGACGATCCTCGAAGGCGTCACGAAGGACATGCTCTGCGGCGTCACCGAAACCTTCGGACCCGTTGTGGCGCTGCACGAGTACGGCACGGTCGACGAAGCCGTGGCGCTGGCCAACGACACCGACTACGGCCTCAACGCCTCGGTCTGGGGCAGTGACCTCGACGCCGCCCGGGCCGTCGCCGCGCGCCTGGAATCGGGCAACGTCAACATCAACGACATCCTCGCCACCGCGTTCGCCGCCAAGGGAACGCCGTCGGGCGGGGTGAAGAACTCCGGCGTCGGCGCCCGCCACGGCGATCAGGGCCTGCTCAAGTACACCGACGTGCAGAACCTGGCCGTGCTCAAGAAGCAGGTCATGGGGCCGAAGCCGGGCCAGGACCACGAGAAGTACGTCCAGAGCATGCTTTCCGGGCTGAAGCTGATGCGGAAGCTGCGCATCAGGTGACTTCCGCGCTCCTGCGACGCCGGTAGTTCGCCGACTTCGTCTTGGTCCCGCAGGTCGTCATGCCGCACCACCGGCGACGTCCCGCGTGCGACGCGTCGAGGAACAGGCGGCTGCAGTCGGGGTGCGCGCATTCGCGGATCCGGTCGGCGTGCGGGCCGGCGAGCAGGTCGATGGCGTCGCGGGCGAGCGAGGACAACGCCTGGTCCATGTCGCCGCGGTACTCGACCGCCGTCCCGGTCCACCGCGGTACCAACGGCGGCCCGGCCGCGAAGTCGTTGAGCCGGGCCCGGTCGGCGTGGTTCGCGGTGCGGCACAAGCGGTTGACGACCTCGCGGAGGTCGACGGTCCGGCGCAGCCCGGCGTCGTCGACGGCGGCGGGGGAGTAGCCCGCCTCGGCCAGCCAGCGCGTGACGTCCCCGGGGGCTGTGAGCAGCTCGCGGGGGTGCTCGTGGTGGCGGACCTGCAGGGTCGTCGTCAGGTCCAGGCTGGGCCGGCCGCTGAGGAAGGTGAACACGTCACCATATTGACCGGTGACGCACCTCTCTGACAAGGTGGCGTCACCAGTCAAGGGGGTGACGGGGGTGTGATGTCCGGCTTGGCGCGGTACCTGACGGCGGCGGTGCTGGTCCGCGGGGCCGACAGCGGCGCCACGGTCGGGCTGGTGCTGCTCGCCGCCGACCAGCACCAACCGGCGGCGGTGGGCGGCCTGCTCGTCGCCGCGCTCAACGCGCCGCACCTGCTCGGGCCGTGGCTGGCGGCCCGGCTGGACCGGGCCCGCGAGCCCCGGCGGCTGCTGGCGGCGTCCTACCTGGTCTACGGTCTGGCCCTGGCCGCAGGCGCGCTGGCGCTCGGCCGGACGTCGCTGGTCGTGACGGTGCCGCTGGTGGCCGTCGCCGGGTGCTGCGGGCCGCTGCTGACCGGCGGGCTGAGCAGCGTGCTCGACGACCTCGGCCCGAACCGGCGCCGGCAGGGCTGGGACGCGTTGTCCTACGGGATCGGCGGCACCCTCGGCCCCGCGGCGACGGCCGGGCTCGCCGGGGTGACCGGCCCCGTCGACGCGCTGCTCGGGCTGGCGACCGCGGCCCTGGTCGCGGCCGGCCTGGCACTGACGTTGCCGCTCGGCACCGGGCGGACGCCCCGTGAAGCCCTGGGCCTGCGCGCCGGGCTCGGGATGCTGGTGACGCGCCCGCCGCTGCGCCGCGTCACGGTGCTGACGCTGCTGGGCGCGGTCGAGCTGGGCGCGCTGCCGGTGGTCGCCGTCGCGTTCGGCCGGGACCTGCACGGCACGGCGACCGCGGGCGCCGCGCTGACCGTGGCCTACGGCGCGGGCAGCCTCCTGGGCTCGGCACTGGTGACGGTGTGGCCGTTGCGCGGCGAACCCGAGGTGCAGGCGGTCCGGCTGTTCGCCGCGATGGCCGTGGTGACGGCGGTGTGCGCACTGGCGCCGGGGTACGGCCTCGCGGTCGCGGGGTTCGCCGCGCTGGGCGTGGCGAACGCGACGTCCTTCACCGCGACGCTGGCCTCCCGCAGCGCTTATGCCCCGGCGGGCGCGCAGGCCCAGGTGTTCGTGACGAGCGCCGGGCTGAAGGTCGCGATGGCGGCGGTGGGAGCGGCCCTCGCCGGCACGGCGAGCGGCCTCGGCGGCCGAGCGTTGCTGCTGGGAGCGGCGGCGATCACCGGCCTGGCCGTGCTCGCGGCCCTGGCGGACCGGTGGCTCACGACCAGGCGGCTCGTCGCCGCCGGTTCGACGGACTGACGGTCCGTGTCGCCGGATGGCTGTTTTGCTTCCGTGGCAACGGTTTTAAATGCGCGCGAATTGGCATCCGCTTTGGTGGAGTGGCGTGCCAACGGGTTCGACTGCCGGTGAACCGGCGCGGCTTGCTCTGCGCCGCGCATCCGGCGACCGGCCCGGTTCAGGCTGATCGGCACCGGTGGGCGCGGCCCAAGCCGGTGACCGGGCGCGGCGTGGCCGGTAGGTGTCTCCTACGGCCACGCCCGCACCGCCGTCCAGGGGCTCAGCCCTTGACGAGGGCCGCGACCGCGTCGGCCAACGGGGTCGTCGGGCGGCCGATCAGCGTGCTCAGGTCGCCGCTCGTGGTGGTCAGTTCGCCTTCGCGGATGCCGCGGTCGGCGTCGGTCAGCATGTCGGCCACCGGGTCGGGCAGGCCCGCCGCGACGAGGAGCTTCCGGTGCTCCTCCGGCGGGACGTCCTGGTACGTCACGGAAGTCCCGGACGCCTCGGTGATCGCCGCGGCGAAGTCGGCGTAGCTCCATGTGTTGTCGCCCGCCAGCTCGTACGTCTTCCCGGCGTGGCCGTCTTCGGTCAGGACGGCGACCGCCGCCTGTGCGAAGTCGAGCCGGGGGACGGCGCCGAGACGGCCGTCGCCCGCGCTGCCCGCGAACGAGCCGGTGGACAGGGCCTGCTGCACCGTCGCCGCGTAGTTCTCGGTGTACCAGCCGTTGCGCAGGACGGTGAACGGGATGCCCGCCTCGTGGATCAGCCGCTCGGTCGCCTTGTGGTCGGGCGCGACGAAGATCTTCGTCGTGTCGGCGTACAGGACGCTCGTGTAGCCGAGGTGGCGCACGCCGGCCTCGCGGGCGGCGTCGATGACGGCCTGGTGCTGCGCGAGCCGCTGGCCGGGCGTGCTGCTGGAGATCAGCAGGACCTTCTCCGCACCCGCGAAGGCCGCCGTGAGGGTCTCGGGCCGGTCGTAGTCGGCCTCGCGGACCTGCACGCCGCGGGCGGCGAGGTCGTCGGCCTTCCGCGGGTCGCGCACCGCGGCGACGACCTGATCGGGCGAGGTCTTCTCGAGCAGGCCGTCCACGACC
This genomic window contains:
- a CDS encoding ABATE domain-containing protein → MFTFLSGRPSLDLTTTLQVRHHEHPRELLTAPGDVTRWLAEAGYSPAAVDDAGLRRTVDLREVVNRLCRTANHADRARLNDFAAGPPLVPRWTGTAVEYRGDMDQALSSLARDAIDLLAGPHADRIRECAHPDCSRLFLDASHAGRRRWCGMTTCGTKTKSANYRRRRSAEVT
- a CDS encoding MFS transporter — protein: MSGLARYLTAAVLVRGADSGATVGLVLLAADQHQPAAVGGLLVAALNAPHLLGPWLAARLDRAREPRRLLAASYLVYGLALAAGALALGRTSLVVTVPLVAVAGCCGPLLTGGLSSVLDDLGPNRRRQGWDALSYGIGGTLGPAATAGLAGVTGPVDALLGLATAALVAAGLALTLPLGTGRTPREALGLRAGLGMLVTRPPLRRVTVLTLLGAVELGALPVVAVAFGRDLHGTATAGAALTVAYGAGSLLGSALVTVWPLRGEPEVQAVRLFAAMAVVTAVCALAPGYGLAVAGFAALGVANATSFTATLASRSAYAPAGAQAQVFVTSAGLKVAMAAVGAALAGTASGLGGRALLLGAAAITGLAVLAALADRWLTTRRLVAAGSTD
- a CDS encoding SDR family oxidoreductase, with amino-acid sequence MIVVTGATGHLGRLVVDGLLEKTSPDQVVAAVRDPRKADDLAARGVQVREADYDRPETLTAAFAGAEKVLLISSSTPGQRLAQHQAVIDAAREAGVRHLGYTSVLYADTTKIFVAPDHKATERLIHEAGIPFTVLRNGWYTENYAATVQQALSTGSFAGSAGDGRLGAVPRLDFAQAAVAVLTEDGHAGKTYELAGDNTWSYADFAAAITEASGTSVTYQDVPPEEHRKLLVAAGLPDPVADMLTDADRGIREGELTTTSGDLSTLIGRPTTPLADAVAALVKG